From the Gasterosteus aculeatus chromosome 13, fGasAcu3.hap1.1, whole genome shotgun sequence genome, one window contains:
- the LOC120830264 gene encoding 3-oxoacyl-[acyl-carrier-protein] reductase FabG, translating to MASDDAFKVSSLRGKVALITGASSGIGAGASLLFAKLGALLALNGRDVDNLKKIAKQCTDCGAAEPLLVTGDLTDEDTVKRTVERTVAHFGRLDVLINSAGILAMGSIETTDLAQYDKVMDVNVRAVYHLTQLCVPHLIKTKGSIVNVSSVNGQRSFPGVLAYCMSKSAIDQFTRCTALELASKQVRVNSVCPGVIITEVHKRAGLDEDQYAQFLAKCKQTHALGRPGEVEEVANSIAFLASDAASFITGVNLPVDGGRHAMCPR from the exons ATGGCCTCGGACGATGCGTTTAAA GTGTCTTCCCTGAGGGGGAAAGTCGCCCTGATAACGGGGGCCAGCTCGGGCATCGGCGCGGGAGCGAGTCTCCTGTTCGCCAAACTCGGAGCCCTGTTGGCTCTAAACGGCCGCGACGTGGACAACCTGAAGAAGATAGCCAAGCAGTGCACCGACTGCGGAGCAGCCGAG CCGCTGCTCGTGACCGGAGACCTCACCGACGAGGACACGGTGAAGAGGACGGTGGAGCGGACCGTCGCCCACTTCGGCCGGCTGGACGTCCTCATCAACAGCGCCGGGATCCTGGCCATGGGCAGCATAGAGACCACCGACCTGGCCCAGTACGACAAGGTCATGGACGTCAACGTCAG AGCCGTTTACCACCTGACTCAGCTTTGTGTGCCCCACCTGATCAAGACCAAAGGCTCCATCGTCAACGTGTCCAGCGTGAACGGGCAGAGATCA TTCCCCGGCGTGCTGGCCTATTGCATGTCCAAGTCCGCCATCGATCAGTTCACGCGCTGTACGGCGCTTG AGCTGGCATCAAAGCAAGTCCGAGTGAACTCTGTCTG CCCGGGTGTGATCATCACCGAGGTCCACAAGAGAGCAGGACTGGACGAGGACCAGTACGCCCAG TTCCTTGCAAAGTGCAAGCAGACCCACGCCCTCGGCCGCccgggggaggtggaggaagtggcCAACAGCATCGCCTTCCTGGCGTCCGACGCCGCCAGCTTCATTACCGGAGTCAACCTCCCCGTCGACGGCGGACGCCACGCCATGTGCCCGAGATAA
- the ppil3 gene encoding peptidyl-prolyl cis-trans isomerase-like 3 produces MAVTLQTDLGEIKIELFCERAPKTCENFLALCASGFYTGCVFHRNIKGFMVQTGDPTGTGKGGTSIWGRKYEDEFSEHLKHNVRGVVSMANNGPNTNGSQFFFTYAKQPHLDMKYTVFGKIIDGLETLDELEKLPVNEKTFRPLTETRIKDVTIHANPFAG; encoded by the exons ATG GCTGTTACCCTTCAAACAGACCTTGGAGAAATTAAGATCGAATTGTTTTGTGAGCGGGCACCGAAAACATGTGAG AACTTTCTTGCCTTGTGTGCCAGCGGGTTCTACACCGGCTGTGTCTTCCACCGCAATATTAAGGGGTTCATGGTTCAGACCGGAGATCCTACAG GCACAGGCAAAGGAGGAACAAGTATATGGGGTCGCAAATATGAAGACGAGTTCAGTGAACATCTAAAA CATAATGTGAGAGGAGTGGTCTCGATGGCAAACAACGGCCCCAACACAAATGGATCCCAGTTCTTCTTCACATATGCCAAACAGCCGCATCTGGACATGAAGTACACCGTGTTTGGAAA AATCATCGACGGCCTGGAAACACTGGATGAACTGGAGAAACTTCCTGTCAATGAGAAGACGTTTCGACCACTGACGGAAACCCGAATAAAGGACGTGACGATTCATGCCAATCCTTTTGCTGGATAG
- the lrrc8ab gene encoding volume-regulated anion channel subunit LRRC8A, whose amino-acid sequence MIPITELRYFVDTQPAYRILKPWWDVFTDYISIVMLMISVFGGTLQVTQDKMICLPCKWVVNNTCRKNVNSTLINPLYMQPKGIQYDLDRHQYNYVDAVCYENRLHWFAKYFPYLVLLHTLIFLACSNFWFKFPRTSSKLEHFVSILLKCFDSPWTTRALSETVVEESDPKPMKMNGSMDHKASVVSEDVEASVPMLQRTKTRFEQGIVDRTETGVLDKKEGEQAKALFEKVKKFRIHVEEGDIVYRLYIRQTIIKVIKFIFIICYTGYYVHDIKFSVDCSVDIESLTGYSVYRCAHPLATLFKILACFYISLVVVYGLICMYTLCWMLRRSLKKYSFESIREESSYSDIPDVKNDFAFMMHMIDQYDPLYSKRFAVFLSEVSENKLRQLNLNNEWTLDKLRQRITKNSQEKLELHLFMLSGIPDTVFDLMELEVLKLELIPDITIPPIIAQLVNLREMWLYHTPAKIEAPALAFLRENLKSLHIKFTDIKEIPLWIYSLKNLSELHLTGNLSAENNRYIVIDGLRELKRLKVLRLKSNLTKLPQVVTDVGMHLQKLSVNNEGTKLMVLNSLKKMVNLTELELVRCDLERIPHSIFSLHNLQEIDLKDNNLKTIEEIISFQHLHRLVCLKLWYNQIAYIPIQIGTLTNLEKLYLNRNKIEKIPGQLFYCRKLRFLDLSHNNLTHIPTDIGCLQNLQYLAVTANRIEALPNELFQCKKLRTLNLGNNCLQSLPSRFGELTGLTQLELRGNRLECLPVELGECRQLKRTGLVVEEDLFNTLPSEVKEQFWKTDKEQA is encoded by the exons ATGATCCCCATCACTGAGCTGCGGTACTTTGTGGACACGCAGCCGGCGTACCGAATCCTGAAACCATGGTGGGACGTGTTCACCGACTACATCTCCATCGTTATGCTCATGATCTCCGTGTTCGGCGGCACGCTGCAGGTCACCCAGGACAAGATGATCTGCCTGCCGTGCAAATGGGTGGTCAACAACACCTGCAGGAAGAACGTCAATTCCACCCTCATAAATCCGTTGTACATGCAGCCCAAGGGGATCCAGTATGATCTGGACCGCCACCAGTACAACTATGTGGACGCTGTGTGCTATGAGAATAGGTTGCACTGGTTCGCCAAGTATTTCCCGTACCTAGTGTTACTTCACACCCTCATTTTCCTCGCTTGCAGCAACTTTTGGTTCAAGTTCCCGCGGACTAGTTCCAAACTAGAGCACTTTGTGTCCATCCTGCTGAAATGCTTCGACTCCCCGTGGACGACGCGGGCGCTGTCGGAGACGGTGGTCGAAGAGAGCGACCCGAAGCCGATGAAAATGAACGGCTCGATGGACCACAAGGCGTCCGTCGTCAGCGAGGACGTCGAGGCGAGCGTCCCCATGCTGCAGAGGACAAAGACGCGCTTCGAGCAGGGCATCGTGGATCGGACGGAAACGGGCGTCCTGGACAAGAAAGAGGGGGAGCAGGCGAAGGCCCTGtttgaaaaggtcaaaaagtTCCGGATACACGTCGAAGAAGGGGACATCGTGTACAGGCTGTACATACGTCAGACTATTATCAAAGTCATCAAATTCATCTTTATCATCTGCTACACAGGGTATTACGTGCATGATATTAAATTCAGTGTTGACTGCTCGGTGGATATAGAGAGCCTGACGGGTTACAGCGTGTACCGCTGCGCTCACCCGCTCGCCACCCTTTTTAAGATCCTGGCCTGCTTCTACATCAGCTTGGTGGTGGTGTACGGTTTGATCTGCATGTACACGCTGTGCTGGATGCTGCGGCGCTCGCTGAAGAAGTACTCGTTCGAGTCGATCCGGGAGGAGAGCAGCTACAGCGACATCCCCGACGTGAAGAACGACTTTGCGTTCATGATGCACATGATCGACCAGTACGACCCGCTGTACTCCAAGCGCTTCGCCGTGTTCCTCTCGGAGGTGAGCGAGAACAAGCTGCGGCAGCTCAACCTCAACAACGAGTGGACGCTGGACAAGCTCCGGCAGAGGATTACCAAGAACTCtcaggagaagctggagctgCACCTTTTCATGCTGAGCGGCATTCCCGACACCGTGTTCGACCTGATGGAGCTGGAGGTTCTGAAGCTGGAGCTCATCCCCGACATCACCATCCCGCCGATCATCGCCCAGCTGGTCAACCTGCGGGAGATGTGGCTTTACCACACGCCGGCCAAAATCGAAGCTCCCGCGCTGGCTTTCCTGCGCGAGAACCTGAAGTCTCTGCACATCAAGTTCACGGACATCAAAGAGATTCCCTTGTGGATCTACAGTCTGAAGAACCTGAGCGAGCTCCATCTGACGGGCAACCTCAGCGCCGAGAACAACCGCTACATCGTCATCGACGGGCTCCGGGAGCTCAAGAGGCTCAAAGTTCTTCGCCTGAAGAGCAACCTCACCAAGCTACCTCAGGTGGTGACCGACGTGGGCATGCACCTCCAGAAGCTCTCCGTCAATAACGAGGGCACCAAGCTGATGGTGCTCAACAGCCTGAAGAAGATGGTGAACCTGACCGAGCTGGAGCTCGTTCGCTGTGATCTCGAGCGCATACCGCACTCGATCTTCAGCCTGCACAACCTGCAGGAGATCGATCTGAAGGACAACAACCTGAAGACCATCGAGGAGATCATCAGCTTCCAGCACCTTCATCGGCTGGTCTGCCTTAAGCTCTGGTACAACCAGATCGCCTACATCCCCATCCAGATCGGCACGCTGACCAACCTGGAAAAGCTGTACCTGAACCGAAACAAGATCGAGAAGATCCCCGGCCAGTTGTTCTACTGCCGCAAGTTGCGCTTCCTGGATTTGAGCCATAACAACCTGACCCACATCCCCACAGACATCGGCTGCCTCCAGAACCTGCAGTACCTGGCAGTCACAGCCAACAGG ATTGAGGCTCTGCCCAATGAGCTGTTCCAGTGCAAGAAGCTTCGCACTTTGAACTTGGGCAACAATTGCCTGCAGTCGCTGCCGTCGCGCTTCGGGGAGCTGACCGGGCTGACGCAGCTGGAGCTGAGAGGGAACCGCCTGGAGTGTCTGCCGGTGGAGCTGGGCGAGTGCCGGCAGCTGAAGAGGACCGgcctggtggtggaggaggacctCTTCAACACCCTGCCCTCGGAGGTCAAGGAGCAGTTCTGGAAAACGGACAAAGAGCAGGCGTGA